From Candoia aspera isolate rCanAsp1 chromosome 4, rCanAsp1.hap2, whole genome shotgun sequence, a single genomic window includes:
- the LOC134496658 gene encoding olfactory receptor 5F1-like has protein sequence MDIRPTENLNQTSVTEFLLMGFSIDPNNQTLLFVIGLFVYFLTLAGNLTIITLIRIDQCLQTPMYFFLGNLSFVEICYISTTLPKMLWDLLSGDKVISYIGCALQLYFFGTLGCTECVLLSAMAYDRYVAICHPLHYTLLLNQKVRQCLLAASWTIGHFDSIINTAMVFSLHFCHSNKINHFFCDIPPLLRLSCSDVFISQMVTFTISGSIMIVSFGLILLSYILIVSSVLKIHTAHGRIKAFSTCGSHLAVVSIFYGTIIYTYMRPSSAHTIEGDRLISVLYAIITPLLNPLIYCFRNKEVQGALWNALGKSRL, from the coding sequence ATGGACATCAGGCCAACAGAAAATCTGAACCAGACAAGTGTCACAGAATTTCTCTTGATGGGTTTCTCTATTGACCCAAACAACCAGACTCTTCTCTTTGTCATAGGCCTGTTTGTCTATTTCTTAACTTTAGCTGGGAATCTAACCATCATTACATTGATCAGGATAGATCAATGTCTCCAAACTCCTATGTACTTCTTCCttggcaatctctcctttgtggAGATCTGCTACATTTCCACTACTCTCCCCAAAATGCTATGGGACCTCTTGTCAGGGGACAAGGTGATCTCCTACATAGGATGTGCACTGCAATTGTATTTCTTTGGTACTTTGGGGTGCACAGAATGTGTGCTTCTGTCAGCTATGGCATATGATCGTTATGTAGCTATCTGCCACCCCTTGCACTACACTCTGCTCCTCAACCAAAAAGTACGTCAATGTTTGTTAGCAGCCTCCTGGACTATTGGGCACTTCGATTCCATTATTAACACAGCCATGGTCTTTTCCCtacatttctgccactccaataaAATCAATCACTTTTTTTGTGACATTCCTCCCTTACTACGCTTATCTTGCTCTGACGTCTTCATCAGCCAGATGGTGACCTTCACCATCTCTGGGAGTATCATGATTGTGTCATTTGGCCTGATCCTTCTTTCTTATATTCTCATTGTCTCCTCTGTCCTCAAAATCCACACTGCTCATGGGAGGATCAAGGCATTTTCCACCTGTGGATCACATCTCGCTGTGGTGAGCATCTTTTATGGCACCATCATCTACACCTATATGCGGCCTTCATCTGCGCACACTATAGAAGGAGACCGCCTCATTTCAGTGCTATATGCCATCATTACACCACTGCTCAACCCCTTGATCTATTGCTTCCGAAACAAGGAAGTACAGGGGgccctttggaatgctcttgGAAAAAGCAGGTTATAG
- the LOC134496659 gene encoding olfactory receptor 5B21-like produces MDIRPTENLNQISVTEFLLMGFSIDPNNQTLLLVMGLFSYLLTLAGNLTIITLIRIDQHLQTPMYFLLGKLSFVEICYISTTHPKILWDLLSGDKTISYIECALQMYFFVAFGGTECVLLSAMAYDRYVAICHPLHYTLLVNKTVHRRLLVATWSIGPLNSTINTAMVFSLDFGQSNEINHFFCDIPPLLCLSCSDIFISQMVTFTVSGCVIILPFCLTLLSYILIVSSVLKICTAHGRIKVFSTCGSHLTVVRIFYGTIIYTYIWPSAAHSVEEDCLISVLYAIITPLLNPLIYCFRNKEVQGPFGKLLERAVYNCKF; encoded by the coding sequence ATGGACATCAGGCCAACAGAAAATCTGAACCAGATAAGTGTCACAGAATTTCTCTTGATGGGTTTCTCTATTGACCCAAATAACCAGACTCTTCTCCTTGTCATGGGCCTGTTTTCTTATTTGTTAACTTTAGCTGGGAATCTCACCATCATTACATTGATCAGGATAGATCAGCATCTCCAAACTCCTATGTACTTCCTCCTTGGCAAACTTTCCTTTGTGGAGATCTGCTACATTTCCACTACTCACCCCAAAATCCTGTGGGACCTCCTGTCAGGGGACAAGACCATCTCCTACATAGAATGTGCATtacaaatgtatttctttgttgctttCGGGGGCACAGAATGTGTGCTTCTCTCAGCCATGGCATATGATCGTTATGTAGCTATCTGCCACCCCTTGCACTACACTCTGCTCGTCAACAAAACGGTGCATCGACGTTTATTAGTAGCTACTTGGAGTATTGGCCCCTTGAATTCCACTATCAACACAGCCATGGTCTTTTCCCTAGATTTCGGCCAGTCCAATGAAATCAACCACTTCTTTTGTGACATTCCTCCCTTACTATGCTTATCTTGCTCTGACATCTTCATCAGCCAGATGGTGACCTTCACTGTTTCAGGGTGTGTTATCATTCTGCCATTCTGCCTGACCCTCCTTTCTTATATTCTCATTGTCTCCTCTGTCCTCAAAATCTGCACTGCTCATGGGAGGATCAAGGTATTTTCCACCTGTGGATCACATCTCACTGTGGTGAGAATCTTTTATGGCACCATCATCTACACCTACATATGGCCTTCAGCTGCGCACTCTGTAGAAGAAGACTGCCTCATTTCTGTGCTATATGCCATCATTACACCACTGCTCAACCCCTTGATCTATTGCTTCCGAAACAAGGAAGTGCAGGGGCCCTTCGGAAAGCTCTTGGAAAGAGCAGTTTATAAttgcaaattttaa